A genomic window from Polaribacter gangjinensis includes:
- the uvrC gene encoding excinuclease ABC subunit UvrC, protein MSESIELQLKTLPNAPGVYQYFDKDNKIIYVGKAKDLKKRVASYFTKTHENGKTRVLVKKIVHIKHIVVNTETDALLLENNLIKKHKPRYNVLLKDDKSYPWICIKKERFPRVFMTRNVIKDGSEYFGPYTSVKTVKVLLDLIKDLYPLRTCSFDLSAKNISEGKYKVCLEYHLKNCKGACEGLETEASYNESIKEIRNIIKGNFKESLEKFQQVMLDFATKMEFEEAQKIKDKLTLLSNYQAKSTIVNPSINNVDVFSIISDETHGYANFLKISNGAIIQSHTTEIKKKLDETDQELLELFIIEIRQRFNSQSPEIYVPFEVDLGENIKVTIPKLGDKKRIVELSERNAKYYRQEQFKQIKIVDPERHVNRIMAQMKKDLRLSEEPKHIECFDNSNIQGTNPVAACVVFKDGKPSKKDYRHFNIKTVEGPDDFASMEEVVYRRYSRLLAENESLPQLIVIDGGKGQLSSALKSLDLLGLRGKIAIIGIAKRLEEIYYPGDSIPMYLDKKSETLKIIQYLRNEAHRFGITFHRNKRSKSAIQSELEQIPDIGTQTITTLLRTFKSAKRVKEASFEEIQEAIGKVRAEKVYQYYHPKKTM, encoded by the coding sequence ATTTCTGAATCTATTGAACTTCAACTCAAAACATTGCCAAATGCTCCTGGCGTGTATCAATATTTTGATAAAGACAATAAAATTATTTATGTTGGTAAAGCCAAAGATTTAAAAAAAAGAGTGGCTTCTTATTTTACGAAAACCCATGAGAATGGCAAAACAAGGGTTTTAGTAAAGAAAATTGTGCACATCAAACACATTGTTGTAAACACAGAAACTGATGCGCTTTTGTTGGAAAATAATCTCATCAAAAAGCACAAACCACGCTACAACGTTTTGCTGAAAGATGATAAGAGTTATCCTTGGATTTGCATCAAAAAAGAACGATTTCCAAGAGTTTTTATGACGCGAAATGTCATTAAAGATGGCTCAGAATATTTTGGACCTTACACGTCTGTAAAAACGGTAAAAGTTTTGTTGGATTTAATCAAAGATTTGTATCCATTACGAACGTGTAGTTTCGATTTGAGTGCAAAAAACATCTCTGAAGGCAAATACAAAGTTTGCTTAGAATATCATTTAAAAAATTGCAAAGGCGCCTGTGAAGGCTTGGAAACAGAAGCAAGTTACAACGAATCAATCAAAGAAATTCGAAATATCATCAAAGGAAATTTCAAGGAAAGTTTAGAGAAATTTCAGCAAGTTATGTTGGATTTTGCTACAAAAATGGAGTTTGAAGAAGCGCAAAAAATCAAGGATAAATTAACGTTATTAAGTAATTACCAAGCAAAAAGTACGATTGTAAATCCGTCTATTAATAATGTAGATGTTTTTTCAATTATTTCTGATGAAACTCATGGATATGCTAATTTTTTAAAGATTTCAAATGGTGCAATTATTCAATCTCACACTACAGAAATCAAGAAAAAATTAGACGAAACTGACCAAGAATTGTTAGAACTTTTTATCATTGAGATAAGGCAACGTTTCAATTCGCAATCACCTGAAATTTATGTTCCTTTTGAAGTTGATTTGGGCGAAAACATCAAAGTTACCATTCCAAAATTAGGAGATAAAAAACGCATTGTAGAACTTTCTGAGCGCAATGCAAAATATTACAGACAAGAGCAATTCAAGCAAATCAAAATTGTTGATCCTGAAAGGCATGTAAATAGAATTATGGCGCAAATGAAAAAAGATTTGCGTTTGTCAGAAGAACCAAAACACATAGAATGTTTTGATAATTCTAATATTCAGGGTACAAATCCTGTAGCTGCTTGTGTGGTTTTTAAAGACGGAAAACCAAGTAAAAAAGATTACAGACATTTCAATATAAAAACCGTTGAAGGTCCAGATGATTTTGCATCCATGGAAGAAGTCGTTTATAGACGTTACAGCAGATTGCTTGCAGAAAATGAATCTTTGCCACAATTAATTGTCATTGATGGCGGAAAAGGACAACTTTCTTCCGCCTTAAAAAGTTTAGATTTGTTAGGTTTGCGCGGAAAAATTGCCATTATTGGCATTGCAAAACGCTTAGAAGAAATTTATTATCCTGGTGATTCTATCCCAATGTATTTGGATAAAAAATCGGAAACATTGAAAATTATTCAATATTTACGGAATGAAGCACACAGATTTGGCATCACTTTTCACAGAAACAAACGTAGTAAAAGTGCTATTCAATCAGAATTAGAACAAATTCCTGATATTGGAACACAAACAATTACAACTTTATTACGTACATTTAAGTCGGCAAAACGAGTCAAAGAAGCTTCTTTTGAAGAAATTCAGGAAGCAATTGGAAAAGTAAGAGCCGAAAAAGTGTACCAGTATTATCATCCAAAAAAAACTATGTGA
- a CDS encoding lipoprotein signal peptidase translates to MSKKNLAIATILIALILDQIIKIYIKTNFILGEEVLVFDWFRIHFTENNGMAMGFEFGGETGKLFLTLFRLVAVCGIVYWLYSTIKSKVHNAVIIAISLIFSGAVGNIIDSVFYGVIFDDSTNKVATLFADEPYGKIFHGKVVDMFYFPIWSGNLPNWFPFVGGEPYTFFQYIFNPADAFITIGVAILFIFSKQAFPKD, encoded by the coding sequence ATGTCAAAAAAGAACCTAGCAATTGCGACAATTTTAATCGCTCTTATTCTTGATCAAATTATAAAAATTTACATCAAAACCAATTTCATTTTAGGAGAAGAAGTGTTAGTTTTTGATTGGTTTCGCATTCATTTTACAGAAAATAATGGAATGGCCATGGGCTTTGAATTTGGTGGTGAAACTGGTAAACTTTTTTTAACCTTATTTCGTTTGGTAGCTGTTTGTGGAATTGTATATTGGCTATATTCTACCATAAAATCTAAAGTTCACAACGCTGTAATCATAGCAATTTCATTGATATTTTCTGGAGCTGTTGGCAACATCATTGATTCTGTTTTTTATGGAGTTATTTTTGATGATTCTACAAATAAAGTTGCCACACTTTTTGCTGATGAACCGTATGGAAAAATCTTTCATGGAAAAGTAGTTGATATGTTTTATTTTCCTATTTGGTCTGGAAATTTGCCTAATTGGTTTCCATTTGTAGGAGGTGAACCTTATACATTTTTTCAATATATTTTCAATCCTGCAGACGCATTTATCACTATTGGAGTAGCCATTCTTTTTATTTTTAGTAAACAAGCGTTTCCAAAAGACTAA
- a CDS encoding TraR/DksA family transcriptional regulator produces MSDVKLKYSEEDLKEFRQIIEKKIKRAQEDLDILKSAYKNDADNGTDDTSPSFKSFDEGSDVMNKEANVQLAIRQEKFIRDLKNALQRIENGTYGVCRVTGKLIQKERLKLVPHATLSIEAKRRQ; encoded by the coding sequence ATGTCAGACGTAAAACTAAAATATTCAGAAGAGGACTTAAAAGAGTTCAGACAAATTATTGAAAAAAAGATAAAAAGAGCTCAAGAGGATTTAGATATCTTAAAAAGTGCCTATAAAAACGACGCAGATAATGGTACAGATGATACTTCACCATCTTTCAAATCTTTTGATGAAGGTTCAGATGTAATGAACAAAGAAGCAAATGTACAGTTGGCAATTAGACAAGAAAAATTCATTAGAGATTTAAAAAATGCGTTGCAAAGAATAGAAAATGGAACGTATGGTGTTTGTAGAGTTACTGGAAAACTGATTCAAAAAGAGCGTTTAAAATTAGTGCCTCATGCTACTTTAAGTATCGAAGCTAAAAGACGTCAATAA
- the ileS gene encoding isoleucine--tRNA ligase gives MSAKFPEYKALDLPKVAEEILEYWNKHSIFEKSISTREGNTPFVFFEGPPSANGLPGVHHVLARAIKDIFPRYKTMKGFQVKRKAGWDTHGLPIELGVEKELGITKEDIGKTISVEDYNAACRKAVMRYTDIWNDLTQKMGYWVDMEHPYVTYEPKYMESVWWLLKQIYTKKLLYKGYTIQPYSPKAGTGLSSHELNQPGTYQDVTDTTVVAQFKAINETLPGFLQNEGTIYFLAWTTTPWTLPSNTALTVGPKIEYVLVETFNQYTFEPIKVILAKNLVSKQFAGKNNIQVATSDALKTYNSGDKVIPFFIVKEFVGKDLVGIKYEQLLDYVLPNDNPENAFRVISGDFVTTEDGTGIVHTAPTFGADDAFVAKQAVPEVPPMLVKDENGNLVPLVDLQGKFRPEVTDFAGKYVKNEYYSEGEAPEKSVDVEIAIKLKIENKAFKVEKYKHSYPNCWRTDKPILYYPLDSWFIKVTDVKDKMHDLNKTINWKPESTGTGRFGNWLANANDWNLSRSRYWGIPLPIWRTDDGKEEICIGSVEELKNEMTKAVKAGFLAKDIFEDFEIGNNADENYAKIDLHKNIVDKIILVSSSGKPMKRESDLIDVWFDSGAMPYAQWHYPFENKDLIDENKSFPADFIAEGVDQTRGWFYTLHAIATMVFDSVAYKNVVSNGLVLDKNGQKMSKRLGNAIDPFSTLADFGADATRWYMIANANPWDNLKFDLEGIEEVKRKFFGTLYNTYSFFALYTNIDGFTYKEDEIPLENRPELDRWILSELHTLIQNVDKFYADYEPTRAARAISDFTQEYLSNWYVRLSRRRFWKGDYQTDKISAYQTLYTCMITIAKLGAPIAPFFMDKLYQDLNSVTKKEGSESVHLADFPIFDAAFVDKSLEEKMESAQKISSLVLSLRAKEKIKVRQPLQKIMIPVDSFQQKEAILAVSNLIKHEVNIKEIEILEDASDMLIKQIKLNFKTLGPKFGKDMRLIANAVQNFTKEDINNIEKLGTISINIDGKNINLGLEDVEISSKDIEGWLVANEGSFTVALDVTITEDLRKEGVARELVNRIQNARKDSGLEVTDKIKLTVLNFENLQNAISENKTYIMSETLTKELVFVDELKEGIVIEFDNIKSKIVIEKM, from the coding sequence ATGAGCGCGAAATTTCCTGAATATAAAGCACTTGACTTGCCAAAAGTTGCAGAAGAAATTCTGGAGTATTGGAACAAACATTCTATTTTTGAAAAAAGTATTTCTACCAGAGAAGGCAACACGCCTTTTGTGTTTTTTGAAGGACCACCATCTGCAAATGGTTTGCCTGGAGTTCACCACGTTTTAGCAAGAGCCATCAAAGATATTTTTCCAAGATACAAAACCATGAAAGGTTTTCAAGTAAAAAGAAAAGCTGGATGGGACACGCATGGATTGCCAATAGAATTAGGCGTTGAGAAAGAATTAGGCATTACAAAAGAAGATATTGGCAAAACAATTTCAGTAGAAGATTACAACGCAGCTTGTAGAAAAGCGGTAATGCGTTATACCGATATTTGGAACGATTTAACTCAAAAAATGGGTTATTGGGTTGATATGGAACATCCATATGTTACCTATGAACCAAAATATATGGAGTCTGTTTGGTGGTTGTTAAAACAGATTTACACTAAAAAATTATTATATAAAGGATACACCATTCAGCCTTATTCACCAAAAGCAGGAACTGGTTTAAGTTCGCACGAGCTCAATCAACCAGGAACCTATCAAGATGTAACTGACACCACTGTTGTTGCACAATTCAAAGCAATCAATGAAACATTGCCCGGTTTTTTACAAAATGAAGGCACTATTTATTTTTTAGCTTGGACAACAACTCCTTGGACATTGCCTTCAAACACAGCTTTGACTGTAGGTCCAAAAATTGAATATGTTTTAGTGGAAACATTCAATCAATATACTTTTGAACCTATAAAAGTTATATTGGCTAAAAACCTAGTTTCAAAACAATTTGCAGGAAAAAATAACATTCAAGTAGCAACTTCTGATGCGCTAAAAACGTACAATTCTGGAGATAAAGTAATTCCATTTTTTATCGTAAAAGAATTTGTTGGAAAAGACTTAGTAGGTATTAAATACGAACAATTACTTGATTATGTTTTGCCAAATGACAATCCAGAAAATGCTTTTAGAGTTATTTCGGGTGATTTTGTAACCACAGAAGATGGAACAGGAATTGTACATACAGCTCCAACTTTTGGTGCAGATGATGCTTTTGTTGCCAAACAAGCAGTTCCAGAAGTTCCGCCAATGTTGGTGAAAGACGAAAATGGTAATTTGGTTCCTTTGGTTGATTTGCAAGGAAAATTCAGACCAGAAGTGACTGATTTTGCTGGGAAATATGTCAAAAATGAATATTACAGTGAAGGCGAAGCTCCTGAAAAATCTGTAGATGTTGAAATTGCCATCAAACTAAAAATTGAAAACAAAGCATTTAAAGTAGAAAAATACAAGCATAGTTATCCAAATTGTTGGCGAACAGACAAACCAATTTTATATTATCCATTAGATTCTTGGTTTATAAAAGTTACGGATGTCAAAGACAAAATGCACGATTTAAACAAAACCATCAATTGGAAACCTGAATCAACAGGAACAGGTCGTTTTGGAAATTGGTTGGCAAATGCCAATGATTGGAACTTATCGCGTTCACGTTACTGGGGAATTCCGTTGCCAATTTGGCGAACTGACGATGGCAAAGAAGAAATTTGTATTGGTTCTGTTGAAGAACTAAAAAATGAAATGACTAAAGCTGTAAAAGCAGGTTTTTTAGCAAAAGACATTTTTGAAGATTTTGAAATCGGAAACAACGCTGATGAAAATTATGCAAAGATAGATTTGCACAAAAATATTGTCGATAAAATTATCTTAGTTTCATCATCAGGAAAACCTATGAAACGCGAAAGTGATTTGATTGATGTTTGGTTTGATTCTGGTGCAATGCCTTACGCACAATGGCATTATCCTTTTGAAAACAAAGATTTGATTGATGAAAACAAATCATTTCCGGCCGATTTTATTGCAGAAGGTGTAGACCAAACTCGTGGTTGGTTTTATACATTACACGCCATTGCAACCATGGTTTTTGACTCTGTTGCGTATAAAAATGTAGTATCAAATGGCTTGGTTTTAGATAAAAACGGGCAAAAAATGTCTAAACGTCTAGGAAATGCAATAGATCCATTTTCCACTTTAGCAGATTTTGGTGCAGATGCTACACGTTGGTATATGATTGCAAATGCAAATCCTTGGGACAATTTAAAATTTGATTTAGAAGGCATTGAAGAAGTAAAACGTAAGTTTTTTGGTACATTATACAACACGTATTCGTTCTTTGCATTGTATACAAATATTGATGGATTTACTTACAAAGAGGATGAAATTCCATTAGAAAATCGTCCAGAATTAGACAGATGGATTTTATCAGAATTGCACACGTTGATTCAGAATGTAGATAAATTTTATGCTGATTATGAACCAACAAGAGCAGCAAGAGCTATTTCCGATTTTACGCAAGAATATCTAAGCAATTGGTATGTGCGTTTAAGCAGAAGACGTTTTTGGAAAGGCGATTATCAAACAGATAAAATTTCTGCTTACCAAACATTGTACACTTGTATGATTACCATTGCAAAATTAGGAGCGCCAATTGCGCCATTTTTCATGGATAAATTGTATCAAGATTTGAATTCTGTTACCAAAAAGGAAGGTTCTGAAAGTGTTCATTTGGCCGATTTTCCAATTTTTGATGCTGCTTTTGTTGATAAAAGTTTAGAAGAAAAGATGGAAAGTGCACAAAAAATATCATCCTTAGTACTTTCATTACGCGCTAAAGAAAAGATAAAAGTGCGTCAACCATTGCAAAAAATCATGATTCCGGTTGATAGTTTTCAACAAAAGGAAGCCATTTTAGCAGTATCAAATTTGATAAAACATGAAGTAAATATCAAAGAAATTGAAATTCTTGAAGATGCTTCAGACATGTTGATCAAGCAAATAAAACTCAATTTTAAAACCTTAGGACCAAAATTTGGAAAAGATATGCGCTTGATAGCGAACGCAGTACAAAATTTCACGAAAGAAGATATTAACAATATCGAAAAATTGGGAACTATTTCTATCAATATTGATGGAAAAAATATAAATTTAGGTCTTGAAGATGTAGAAATTTCATCCAAAGATATTGAAGGTTGGTTGGTTGCAAACGAAGGTTCATTTACAGTTGCGTTAGATGTTACAATTACGGAAGATTTACGCAAAGAAGGCGTTGCTAGAGAATTGGTAAATAGAATTCAAAATGCGCGAAAAGACTCAGGTTTAGAAGTAACAGACAAAATAAAATTAACCGTTTTAAATTTTGAAAACTTGCAAAATGCAATTTCAGAAAATAAAACCTACATTATGAGTGAAACATTGACAAAAGAGTTGGTTTTTGTTGATGAATTAAAAGAAGGAATTGTCATTGAATTTGATAATATTAAGAGTAAAATAGTAATTGAAAAAATGTAA
- a CDS encoding TerB family tellurite resistance protein has product MGNFTKWLGAGLGFTLGGPIGAAIGFAIGSFVDGITADELTAEQREYQQNTAQQINTQSGDFEISLLVLASIVIKSDGKIDQRELNFVRSQFYAMYGEQRANHAFKLFKGVIKKDVSARQVCFQIRQHMPHASRLQLIHFLFGIAKADEFVTEKEIDEIRKIAGYLYINQLDFESIKAMFYDESGNSYKILEIEKTATDDEVKKAYRALAKKHHPDKLQDLGEEHLKGAQEKFQSIQAAYEKIKRERGF; this is encoded by the coding sequence ATGGGAAATTTTACCAAATGGTTAGGAGCAGGATTGGGTTTTACCTTAGGAGGTCCTATTGGAGCTGCTATTGGTTTTGCAATTGGGAGTTTTGTAGACGGAATTACAGCTGATGAATTAACTGCAGAACAAAGAGAATATCAACAAAATACAGCGCAACAAATCAATACACAATCAGGTGATTTTGAAATTAGTTTGTTGGTTTTGGCATCAATCGTCATTAAATCTGATGGAAAAATTGACCAAAGAGAACTGAATTTTGTAAGAAGTCAGTTTTATGCAATGTATGGTGAACAGCGAGCAAATCATGCATTTAAGTTGTTTAAAGGAGTCATCAAAAAAGATGTTTCAGCACGTCAGGTTTGTTTTCAAATTCGCCAACACATGCCACATGCATCTCGTTTGCAATTGATTCATTTTTTATTCGGAATTGCCAAAGCTGATGAATTTGTTACCGAAAAAGAAATTGACGAAATTCGAAAAATTGCGGGATATTTATACATCAATCAACTTGATTTTGAGTCAATTAAAGCGATGTTTTATGATGAATCTGGGAATTCTTATAAAATTTTAGAAATCGAAAAAACAGCCACTGATGATGAAGTAAAAAAAGCATATAGAGCTTTAGCAAAAAAACATCATCCAGACAAATTACAAGATTTAGGTGAAGAGCATTTAAAAGGCGCTCAAGAAAAATTTCAAAGCATTCAGGCTGCTTACGAAAAAATAAAGAGAGAAAGAGGGTTTTAA
- a CDS encoding BrxA/BrxB family bacilliredoxin produces MYPEELVKPMRDELINAGFEALYTASDVENALAKKGTTLVMVNSVCGCAAGTARPGAIASLHASKTPDHLTTVFAGVEKESTQKAREFMIPFPPSSPAIALFKDGNLVHMLERHHIEGRSAQMIAQNLAAAYEEHC; encoded by the coding sequence ATGTATCCAGAAGAATTAGTAAAACCAATGCGTGATGAGTTGATCAACGCAGGTTTTGAAGCTTTATATACTGCAAGTGATGTTGAAAATGCTTTAGCAAAAAAAGGAACCACCTTAGTTATGGTAAATTCGGTTTGTGGTTGTGCGGCAGGCACAGCAAGACCAGGAGCAATTGCATCATTGCATGCATCTAAAACTCCCGATCATTTAACGACTGTTTTTGCAGGAGTAGAAAAAGAATCTACGCAAAAAGCGAGAGAATTTATGATTCCTTTTCCTCCATCATCACCAGCAATTGCGTTGTTTAAGGACGGAAATTTAGTACACATGTTAGAGCGTCATCATATTGAAGGGCGTTCAGCTCAAATGATAGCACAAAATTTAGCAGCTGCTTACGAAGAACACTGTTAA
- a CDS encoding HD domain-containing protein yields MDQSKIIENTIEFVKNELKNAEGGHDWFHIERVFKNAILISKEESVDIFVVSLAALLHDIADAKFHNGDETIGPKKASDFLKQQKVNVKTREHIINIIKHISFKNSLDKNATKFTSKELEVVQDADRLDAIGAIGIARCFNYGGFKNRSIYNPEILPELRLSKESYKNSDAPSINHFYEKLLLLKDQMNTSTGKKIAAERHRFMELYLEQFYNEWNGKL; encoded by the coding sequence ATGGACCAGTCAAAAATTATTGAAAATACCATCGAATTTGTAAAAAACGAACTTAAAAATGCTGAAGGTGGGCATGATTGGTTTCATATTGAGCGTGTTTTTAAAAATGCTATTTTAATTTCTAAAGAAGAATCAGTAGATATTTTTGTGGTTTCATTAGCGGCTTTATTGCATGATATTGCAGATGCAAAATTCCATAATGGTGATGAAACTATAGGTCCAAAAAAAGCAAGTGATTTTTTGAAACAACAAAAGGTAAACGTAAAAACTCGTGAGCACATAATAAACATCATCAAACATATTTCTTTTAAAAATTCTTTGGATAAAAATGCTACAAAATTTACATCAAAAGAATTGGAAGTTGTGCAAGATGCTGACAGATTGGATGCAATTGGTGCAATCGGAATCGCACGTTGTTTTAATTATGGAGGATTTAAAAATAGATCAATTTACAATCCTGAAATTTTACCAGAATTAAGATTAAGCAAAGAGTCTTATAAAAATTCGGATGCGCCAAGTATCAATCATTTTTATGAGAAATTATTGCTTTTAAAAGACCAAATGAATACCTCAACTGGCAAAAAAATTGCTGCAGAAAGACATCGTTTTATGGAACTGTATTTAGAACAGTTTTATAACGAATGGAATGGAAAGTTGTAA
- a CDS encoding helix-turn-helix domain-containing protein, with protein sequence MKQIKPTLEKITPNFGSSLLVKKHVEFLKTNTPFWHFHPEIELVYVNKGRGKRHIGNHISYFNNSQLVLIGSNLPHVGYIDRLTTNGSETLIQFKPDFLGEHFFKIPEMLPIEALFERAKKGVRFNIDIKQRIGAKIEKLVDIEGAERIIAFLDILKDLATTDDYTLLNANGFAFETIPQDSNKIEIIYKHINEHFQEHISLDEIAALVSMTVPAFCRYFKKSTGKTFTKLVNEYRVVHATKLLAESTMSISDICFECGFNNFSHFNKLFNSITGKSASKYRSDMKNLIQ encoded by the coding sequence ATGAAACAGATTAAACCAACATTAGAAAAGATTACACCCAATTTTGGTAGTTCTTTATTGGTTAAGAAACATGTTGAGTTTTTAAAAACCAATACTCCCTTTTGGCATTTTCATCCAGAAATAGAATTGGTTTATGTAAACAAAGGACGAGGAAAAAGGCATATTGGCAATCACATCAGCTATTTTAACAATAGTCAATTGGTTTTAATTGGCTCAAATTTGCCTCATGTTGGTTATATTGATCGTTTGACAACAAATGGATCAGAAACGTTAATTCAATTTAAACCCGATTTTTTAGGAGAACATTTTTTTAAAATTCCTGAAATGTTGCCAATTGAAGCGCTTTTTGAACGTGCCAAAAAAGGTGTTCGATTCAATATTGATATCAAACAGCGAATTGGAGCAAAAATTGAAAAATTGGTGGATATTGAAGGTGCTGAAAGAATCATCGCTTTTTTAGACATTTTAAAAGATTTAGCCACTACTGATGATTATACATTGTTGAATGCCAATGGATTTGCTTTTGAAACCATTCCTCAAGACAGTAATAAAATCGAAATTATTTACAAACACATCAACGAACATTTTCAAGAACACATCAGTTTAGATGAAATTGCAGCACTTGTAAGTATGACTGTTCCTGCGTTTTGTAGGTATTTTAAAAAATCAACCGGAAAAACGTTCACAAAATTGGTAAATGAATACAGAGTTGTACATGCCACAAAATTGTTAGCAGAAAGTACGATGAGCATTTCCGACATTTGTTTTGAATGTGGTTTCAATAACTTTTCGCATTTCAACAAATTATTCAATTCAATTACAGGGAAAAGCGCTTCAAAATACAGAAGTGATATGAAAAATTTAATTCAATAA
- a CDS encoding enoyl-CoA hydratase/isomerase family protein: MNFETILIDKKEAIATITINRPQKLNALNKTTLQELHTALKTLEIDSNIQVIIITGSGEKAFVAGADIAEFANFSANEGHNLARKGQEIVFNFIENLTKPVIAAVNGFALGGGLELAMACHFRIVSDNAKMGLPEVSLGVIPGYGGTQRLPQLVGKGKAMELIMTAGMISAEEAKALGLVNHVTSQEELLSFTQKIAEKIIRNSPLAIAAAIKAVNANFDVDKNGFEVEIEAFGNCFGTPDFVEGTTAFLEKRKPNFPGFK; encoded by the coding sequence ATGAATTTTGAAACCATTTTAATTGATAAAAAAGAGGCAATTGCAACAATAACCATCAATAGACCTCAAAAATTAAATGCTTTAAACAAAACTACTCTTCAAGAGTTGCATACTGCTTTAAAAACTCTTGAAATTGACAGTAATATCCAAGTAATAATTATCACAGGAAGTGGAGAAAAAGCTTTTGTTGCAGGTGCAGATATTGCTGAATTTGCGAATTTTTCGGCAAATGAAGGTCATAATTTAGCCAGAAAAGGACAAGAAATAGTATTTAATTTTATTGAAAACCTTACAAAACCTGTCATTGCAGCTGTAAATGGCTTTGCTTTGGGTGGTGGTTTAGAGCTGGCAATGGCTTGCCATTTTAGGATTGTTTCAGACAATGCAAAAATGGGTTTGCCAGAAGTTTCTTTAGGAGTAATTCCAGGTTATGGAGGCACACAACGCTTGCCACAATTAGTAGGAAAGGGAAAAGCAATGGAGTTAATTATGACTGCAGGAATGATTTCAGCAGAAGAAGCCAAGGCTTTAGGATTGGTAAATCATGTAACTTCTCAAGAAGAATTATTGAGTTTCACTCAAAAAATTGCTGAAAAAATCATCAGAAATTCACCTTTGGCAATTGCTGCTGCCATCAAAGCTGTAAATGCCAATTTTGATGTAGACAAAAATGGTTTTGAAGTTGAAATAGAAGCTTTTGGAAATTGTTTTGGAACTCCAGATTTTGTTGAAGGAACAACAGCTTTTTTAGAAAAAAGAAAACCTAATTTCCCAGGATTTAAGTAA